In Halosimplex halophilum, the genomic stretch GGTGCTCGACCGACCCGACCGCGAGGCCGCGGCGGAACTCGCCGCTGATCTGGACGAGGCGCTCGTCGAGGACCCGCCCGGGACGGTGACCCAGGGCGGGCTGATCCGGCCGGGGTTCGACCCCGAACTCGACGAGATCATCGACGACCACGAGGCGGCGCTCGACTGGATCGAGCACCTGCCCGAACGGGAGAAGGAACGGACGGGTATCACGCACCTCTCGGTCGACCGCAACAAGACCGACGGCTACTACATCCAGGTCGGCAAGAGCGAGACCGACGCGGTGCCCGAGGCCTACGAGCAGATCAAGACGCTCAAGAACTCAGAGCGGTACGTCATCGACGAGCTGGCGGAGAAGGAACGGGAGATCCTCCGGCTGGAGGAGCGCCGCCACGAACTCGAACGGCAGATCTTCGAGCGGCTGCGCGACCGCGTCGCGGCCCGCGCCGAGGTCCTCCAGGAGACCGGGCGGGCGCTGGCGGAGTGCGACGCGCTGGCGAGCCTGGCCGCCCACGCCGTCCGCAACGACTGGACCCGGCCGGAACTGTCCGACGGCCGCGAGCTTGTCGTCGAGGGGGGGCGGCACCCGGTCGTCGAGCAGACCACGCAGTTCGTGCCGAACGACCTGCGGATGGACGACGACCGGCAGTTCCTCATCGTGACGGGGCCGAACATGAGCGGGAAGTCGACCTACATGCGCCAGGCGGCGCTGATCACGCTGCTCGCACAGGTCGGGAGCTTCGTGCCCGCCCGCTCGGCGCGGGTGGGGCTGGTCGACGGCATCTACACGCGCGTCGGCGCGCTGGACGAGCTCGCGCAGGGCCGCTCGACGTTCATGGTCGAGATGCAGGAGCTGTCGAACATCCTCCACTCGGCGACCGACGACTCGCTCGTGATCCTCGACGAGGTGGGCCGCGGGACCGCGACCTACGACGGCATCTCGATCGCGTGGGCCGCCAGCGAGTACATCGTCAACAACGTCGCGGCGAAGACGCTGTTCGCCACCCACTACCACGAGCTGACGGTGCTCGGCGAGGAACTGCCGAGCGTCCAGAACGTCCACGTCGCCGCCGAGGAGCGCGACGGCGACGTGACCTTCCTCCGGACCGTCGAGGACGGGCCGACCGACCGCTCCTACGGGATCCACGTCGCCGACCTGGCGGGCGTGCCCGACCCCGTCGTCGACCGCTCGCGGGAGGTGCTCGACCGGCTCCGCGAGGAGGAGGCCATCGAGGTCCGCGGGAGCGACGGCGGGTCGGGCACCACCCAGGCCGTCTTCGACCTGAGCAGCGGGCAGTTCAAGACGGGTGGGAACGGATCGTCGGCCGGCAGCGAGGGAGCGAGCGACGCCGGGCCGGCGGCCGACGCGGGGACGGGCTCGGGCAGCGAGCAACTCGCCACCGACGGCAGCCACGCGGTCGAGGGATCCCCCGCCGACACGGGGCCGACGCTCGACCCCGAGGTCGCGGAGGTGCTGGACGAACTTCGGGACCTCGACGTGAACGAGACGCCGCCGGTCGAACTGATGGCGAAAGTGCAGGACTGGCAGGCGGAGCTGGACGAGGAGTGAGGCGTCGCCGAGCGGTCGAGCTCACTCGGCGGGCTCGAAGACGCCGAGCCGTCCGTCCCCGAACCCGGCGTAGACCGTCCCGCCGAACCCCGTGACGGTGAACACCGAGGCGTCCGGCCGGTAGACGGCCCGCGGCTCGCCGGTCGCCGCGTCGACGGCGAAGAGGCTGGTGAACTCCGCCTTCTCGGGGGTTATCGCCTCGGCGACGAGCGTCTCCGCCGTGGCGGCGGCCGGCCAGCCGTTGTTCGAGGGGGTGACGAACCGGAACGGCCGGTCGCCGCCGGGGCGGTCGTAGGCGTCGACGGCGTTCATCCGCGCGTTGGTCCGGGTGTACAGCCGCTTCCCGTCCGCGGAGAGCAGCGGGTCGTGGGCGTAGGCCCGCTCGCGCCAGGCGACGGTCCCGTCGGCGGCGACGGCGGCCACCGACTCGTTCCCGACGTACACCCGGTCGTCGGTCGGGACGAACCACCGCGCCGACAGCGGGCGCGTCCACAGCGTCTCGCCGCCGGTCGAGAGGCCGACCAGCGAGGAACCGTCGTCGCTCTCGCCGACCGAACAGACGACGGTGTCGCCGAGGACGGTGGCCAGCCGGACGGGGGCGGCGAGTTCGCGGCGCCACCGCCGGTCGCCGCCCGGTCCGTACGCCGACAGCGTCCGGCCGCTGGCGGCGTACACCGCGTCGCTCCCGACCGCGAAGGCAGTCGCGCCCGCGAGCGACGCCGACCACCGCGAGTCGCCGCTACCGGTGTCGACGGCGTAGACCGTCGTCTCCAGCGGCTCTTCGGGCGTGTCGTGGGTGTGCTCGGGCTCGAAGAACTCCGTGGCGCGGACGACGACGGCGCCGTCGAGGAAGCCGGCGACGCCGAGGCGCCGCTCGCGCTTGAACGACCAGCGTTCGGTTCCCGTCCCCGCGTCGAGGGCGTGCAGCGCCGTCCACTCGTAGGCGTCGCCGCGGCCGTGGACGCTGTAGACGGTCCCGTCGCCGACGGTCACGCCCCAGGTGTCTGTCGCGTCGGTCGGTTCGTGGTGTGAGCCCGCCTCGGCCTCGCCCGCGAACGACTGCACCCAGTCGAACTCCGCCCGACCGGGCGACAGCGCGGCGACAGCCGAGCGGCCGCCGCCGTCGGTGCCCAGCGTGGCGTAGAGACGGTCTCCGCCCCCGTCGAGCCCGAGCACGTCCGCGTATTCGGTGTCGACCCAGCGGGCGGCGGTCCACCCGGGGAGGTCGCCCGAGACGCGGGTGACGGTCGCGGGCGGCGACGGCGTGGCGGGGTCGGCCGTCTTCCGGGGTTCGTCGGTCCCCGCGACGGTGGGCGTCCCGTCGGGCCCCGGGGTAGGCGTCGCCGACGGCGACGGCGTCGGGGCGGCGCCGTCCGTTCCCGTCGATATCGTGTCGTCCGCCCCGGTCGTGGGGGAGCCGTCCGTCGGGGGATCGGTCCCGCTCCCGGCGTCGCCGTCGCCGAGACAGCCGGTCAGTGAGGCGAGGCCGGCGGCGAGCGCGAGCGTCCGGCGTCGAGTGGGCATGGTCGGAACTATCGCGGGTACCGGAAAGGGCCTTCTGGAGGGTCAAACGACCGCCGAACGACCGAGCGGCGGGGGCCACCGCCGGACGCAACGGGTCGGACGGGGACGTTTTTGTACGGTCGGGCCGGGAGTAGCACCCGTGCAGAGTCGACGGACGCTGTTGCGTTCGCTCGGGGTCACAGCCGCCGGGCTCACCGCCGGCTGCGGACGACTCCGCCGGTTCGCCGGCGAGCCGTCGGAACTGGCGCGAAACGAGGTCAGTTCCGAGACCGGCGGCGGCGGATCCGTCCCGATGCACCAGCGGACGGCCGGCCACACCGGCTACGTCTCGGGGACTGCGTCCGACGAGTCCGGCGCGGACCGCTGGGTGAGTACCGTCGACCCGCCGGACATCAGCTCCGCGGTCGTGCTCTCGGAGGATTCGGCGTTCGTCCCGAGCGGGGACGGCGTCTACGCGCTCGACCGGAGCGACGGGAGCTATCGGTGGGACCGTCGCCCGGACGCCACCTTTCCGACGGGCCCGGTCGTGAGCGACGGTACCGTCGTCGTCGGTGAGCTGTTCGAGGGGACGGTCGAAGACGAGGTCGGCGCGGTCGCCTACGACGCCGCCGACGGGACGGAGCTGTGGGAGACGACCGACGTGTCGGGGGGATGGAGCCGCCCGACGGTTCGCGACGGGACCGTCTACCTCTCGGGCGGCCCCGTCGACCCGGGCGTCACGGCCGTCGACCTCGCCGATGGGAGCGTCGAGTGGGAGGCCCGCCTCGACGCGGAGACCGGGCGGGTCGCCGTCGACGACAGGGGCGTCTACGTCGTGCAGGAGACGGGCGTTCGAAAACTCGACCACGAGGGGTCGAGCCTGTGGCACCGGCCGACGACGGGGGAACCGCGCGGACCGCCCACCGTCGCGAACGGGACGGTGTACGCCCAGACCGGGCCGGCGACGTTCGCCGCGCTGGACGCGGCGACCGGCGAACCCAGGTGGGAGACCACCGCGCCGGCGGAGACCGAGTTCTCGGCGGTGGTCGCCGACGGGACCGTCTACTGCTCGGGGGTCGACCTCGTCGCGCGCCGGGCGGCCGACGGGCGCGAGCGCTGGCGCCGTTCGTCCACCGAAGCGGGCGCGAGCGTCGAGACTGCCACGGACGGCTACGGCGACCGCGGTTTCGGGGAACTCGCAGTGACCGACGACGCGGTCTACGTCGGTCACGGCGACGGACTGCTCGCCGTCGCCCCCTCCGACGGGTCGCCGCGGTGGCGACACCCGTTCCGCGACCGGGTGAAGGGCGGCGACATGGTCTTCGGTGGCTCTCCCGGTGCACCCGCGGTGGCAGGCGACACCGTCTTCACGTTCACGAGCGGCGGCGACTGCTACGCGGTCGCCCGGTAGCTCCGGTTCAGGTCGAGTCCCACGGCCCCGTTCCCAGCGACTGAGAGCGCGGTCCCCTTCTTAACCCGATGGGGGCGGGACACTCAGTCATGACCGACGCCGACGGGACGTGCACGTACTGGGCGCCGACGGAGTGCGAGGGGTCGGCGCACTGCCCGCCGCGCTGTCCGCGGTTCGTCGACCGGACGGGCGAGGCGTGGGTGGTCCGCCCCGCGACGGGCGAGGACCGGGAAGCGCTCGTCGCGATGTACGACGACTTCGCGCCGGGGGAACAGGCCCAGGGGCTGCCGCCCCGTCACCGCCCGCGGCTCGAAGACTGGGTCGACGACTGCCTCTCGGAGGGGTGTAACTTCGTCGTCGCGGGCGACGACCGACTGGTCGGCCACGCGCTGTACACGCCGACCGACGCGGCCGAACCGGAGTTCGCCGTCTTCGTCCACCAGGACTACCAGGACCGCGGGCTCGGCACGGAGGTGAGCAAACACGTCGTCGCGGCGGCGGCCGTCGCCGACCGCGACGCGCTCGCGCTCGTCGTCGAACCCGACAACCGCGCCGCCCGGCACGTCTACGACGAACTGGGCTTCGAAACCGAGTCCGAACCATCGGTCGCCGGCGGGAGGCTGGGGGCCGTCCGGATGCGCCGACCGCTCGACGCCGAATCGACGGCCCCGTTCTGTCATCCGCCGGTCGTCCGGAACGGGTCTGCCGAGCCCGGAAGCGGAGCCGACGCGACCGCGAGGTCCGGCCCCGGCCCGGCGGCGTCCGACTGAAACGTCGCGGATACGGTGGTCGCTCTGCAGAAGACCGGCCGCTCGTCGGGGGAAACGGTCGAGAAAACAGTGTGCGGTCGTAGAGCGTGGGAAAATCGAGGGGAGCGCGGCTCTCAGCCGAGAACGTACTCGAGACGGGGGTAGCGCTCGACGAGCGTCTCGCCGCCCACGTCGTAGTTCTCGATGTAGGCGTCCAGCCCGAGGATCCGTCCGGCGCCGAAGGCGGCGACGGCGAGGAACACGAGCATGTAGGCGAAGTCGCCGTTGATGAACCCGTGTGCCATGTCCCAGTTGCCGAAGTAGAACATGAGCATCATCAGGGCGCCGAAGAACGCCGCAAGGCGGACCAGCGCGCCGACGAGCAGGCCGAGCCCGATGAGGACCTCGCCCCACGGGACGGCGACGTTGGCGAACTCGACGAACCAGGGCGTCGACCCCATCCACGCGAACAGCCCGGCCAGCGGGTTCCCGTTGGTCGCGGCGACGTTCGACAGGTAGCCGCCGGAGTCGAAGCCGCCCGCGAGGACCTTCGTCGCCCCTGAGTACAGGAACGCGTAGCCCATCATGAGTCTGAGCGAGAGGACGAACCACGCCGACAGGCTGTGGGCGCGGCCGCCGACCGTGTAGCCGCCGATTGTGCTCTCGAAGGTGTTGCGAGTGTCGGGGGAGATAGTTGAGGCTGTCATGATACAGGAAGGGAACTTCCTACTACAGACGACGACCGGAGGGGTAATAAAGTAATATGTACAGGCGTTACCATGGTTATGTATAAGTTATGAAGATGGGATCGTGGGTGTCCGGGTCGGAGAGAGGGCGTGGCGAGGAGGGCCGAACCGGGGGACCGACGCCGGTCAGTAGAGGGGCGAGATCTCCTCGGCGCCCTCGTTGAGGAGGCGGTCGAGGTTGTCCTCGCGCTCGGCCCGCAGGCGGTCGATGTTCTCCCGGGCCTCGATGGCGACCTGCTGGAGTTCCTTCACGCGGGGGACCTTGTGGACGCCGGAGAAGAGGACGGCGCTCGCGACGGTCCCGGAGTCGGGGAGCGGGTAGTCGCCGCCCCGGACCTCCATGCTCCCGGTCTCCTCCTCAAGCCAGGAGCGGCCGCGCTCGATGCCCTTCCGATTGAGCTGGTCGGGCGGTCCGCCGACGACGAGCAGCGAGCGCTCGGTCCCCGAGAGGTCGCAGGGGAGCGTGAGCCTGCCGAGCGCGGCCTTCCGGACGAGCGAGGTGATGCGGTTGGTCGTGTTCGTCTCGTCGAACGCCTCGTCGTCGTCCCGGCGGATCCGCGAGCGGAGGCCGCCGTCGTCGTCCCGGACCGATTCGGCGGCGTAGCCGACGGTGGAGACCCCGCCGCCGGCGAGCGTATTGATGATCTCCGAGGAGTCGACGACGCTCTCGGCGACCCTGTCGTTGCCCTCGGTCTCGCCGGCGCCGAACAGCATCCCGAACCGGCGGACGATCTCGCGGTTGATCTCCTCGTAGCCGCCGGCCATCGACTCGCCGGTCCGGCGCCAGGCGTCGTTGTCGAACACGAGGACGTTGTCCGACTCGCGGACGAACGTCTGGAACGAGCGGGCGGCGTTGAGCGTGTAGATGCCGCCCTCGTCGGCCGCGGGGAGGACCCCCAGGCCGAAGACCGGCTCCGTGTAGATGCGCTTGAGGTGCTTGGCGAGCACCGGCGCGCCGCCCGATCCGGTCCCGCCGCCGAGGCCGGCGACGATCAGGAACGCGTCGACCTCGTGGACGGGGATCTCGTCGAGGGCGGCCTGCACCTCGTCGATGTCCTGTTCGGCGATCTCGGCGCCGAGTTCGTTGTCGGCGCCGACGCCGTGGCCCTTCACGCGGGCCTGGCCGATGAGGACGCGGTTGTCTGTCGGAACGTGCTCCAGTCCGTGCAGGTCCGTCTTCGCGGTGTTGACCGCGACGGGGGCGGTGAAGATGTCGAGTCCCGTCCGCCGCTCGTAGGCGACGAACTCGTCGGCGATCTTCCCGCCCGCCTGTCCGAACCCGATGAGTGCGAGTTTCATGGGTGTCTGTGTGCCGGGGTCGCTCGCCCGCAGCCCGACTCCGGTCGCACCGCCACGACTCGCCGCTCGCCGCGCCCCGGTTCACCCGGACTCGCGGCCGGTTTCCGTATTGTTATGGACCGTCTTCCACTTGCCTGCCGGTCGGTCCGCCCGGAGCGTCCGTCCGCCAGTCCGGCGAACGCGACCGTGGAAGCCCGCCGACCGGTCGAACGGCGACCCCCGACCGGGCGGATTTACGTCCGAGACTCCAAGGGGGACCATGAGTCGGGGAGACACCGGCCACGACAGCATCGCGGACGAAGACAGCGCCCGGTCGGGGGAAACCGGCGATGGCGACCGGGGAGCGTCCGGGCTCGCCTCGCGCGTCCGAAAACACGCGCAGTCGGGGACGCTGGCCGGCGTCCTCGGCGGCGCCGCGGTCCTCCGGGGAGTCCGCTCGCTACGGGCCGGCGAGCGCGCCCGCGGGCTCGGTCGCCTGGCCGTCGGCGGCGGGCTGCTGGCGGTGGCGGCCGCCCAGCGACGGGTCCGCCGCGAGCCGAGCGGCGAACGCATCGACATCGACCAGTCGGACGTGGTCGACACCGCGCCCGACATCGACGCCG encodes the following:
- the mutS gene encoding DNA mismatch repair protein MutS codes for the protein MTEATGIVGEFLSLKEGTDADLLAMQCGDFYEFFAEDAETVADELDLKVSQKSSHGSSYPMAGVPLDDLTPYLSALVERGYRVAVADQYETADGHAREITRVVTPGTHLETSDDDAQYLAAVVREGGSGRGDSGGSDGDDATYGIAVADVTTGQFLVTEQSGADATSAALTELYKFDPAEVLPGPEVRSDDDFLDEIRERTDASLSLHTTEAFAPGRARHRVREQFGDETLESVGIADAEAAVRAAGAVVSYVDETGAGVLASMTRLQSFDESAYVDLDATTQRNLELTETMQGDRKGSLFDTVDHTVTSAGGRLLREWLQRPRRSRAELGRRQSAVAALAEAAMARDRLRETLGDAYDLERLASKAASGSADARDLRATQETLALLSAVGDLVADSERLADSPLAEVLDRPDREAAAELAADLDEALVEDPPGTVTQGGLIRPGFDPELDEIIDDHEAALDWIEHLPEREKERTGITHLSVDRNKTDGYYIQVGKSETDAVPEAYEQIKTLKNSERYVIDELAEKEREILRLEERRHELERQIFERLRDRVAARAEVLQETGRALAECDALASLAAHAVRNDWTRPELSDGRELVVEGGRHPVVEQTTQFVPNDLRMDDDRQFLIVTGPNMSGKSTYMRQAALITLLAQVGSFVPARSARVGLVDGIYTRVGALDELAQGRSTFMVEMQELSNILHSATDDSLVILDEVGRGTATYDGISIAWAASEYIVNNVAAKTLFATHYHELTVLGEELPSVQNVHVAAEERDGDVTFLRTVEDGPTDRSYGIHVADLAGVPDPVVDRSREVLDRLREEEAIEVRGSDGGSGTTQAVFDLSSGQFKTGGNGSSAGSEGASDAGPAADAGTGSGSEQLATDGSHAVEGSPADTGPTLDPEVAEVLDELRDLDVNETPPVELMAKVQDWQAELDEE
- a CDS encoding outer membrane protein assembly factor BamB family protein; its protein translation is MPTRRRTLALAAGLASLTGCLGDGDAGSGTDPPTDGSPTTGADDTISTGTDGAAPTPSPSATPTPGPDGTPTVAGTDEPRKTADPATPSPPATVTRVSGDLPGWTAARWVDTEYADVLGLDGGGDRLYATLGTDGGGRSAVAALSPGRAEFDWVQSFAGEAEAGSHHEPTDATDTWGVTVGDGTVYSVHGRGDAYEWTALHALDAGTGTERWSFKRERRLGVAGFLDGAVVVRATEFFEPEHTHDTPEEPLETTVYAVDTGSGDSRWSASLAGATAFAVGSDAVYAASGRTLSAYGPGGDRRWRRELAAPVRLATVLGDTVVCSVGESDDGSSLVGLSTGGETLWTRPLSARWFVPTDDRVYVGNESVAAVAADGTVAWRERAYAHDPLLSADGKRLYTRTNARMNAVDAYDRPGGDRPFRFVTPSNNGWPAAATAETLVAEAITPEKAEFTSLFAVDAATGEPRAVYRPDASVFTVTGFGGTVYAGFGDGRLGVFEPAE
- a CDS encoding outer membrane protein assembly factor BamB family protein encodes the protein MQSRRTLLRSLGVTAAGLTAGCGRLRRFAGEPSELARNEVSSETGGGGSVPMHQRTAGHTGYVSGTASDESGADRWVSTVDPPDISSAVVLSEDSAFVPSGDGVYALDRSDGSYRWDRRPDATFPTGPVVSDGTVVVGELFEGTVEDEVGAVAYDAADGTELWETTDVSGGWSRPTVRDGTVYLSGGPVDPGVTAVDLADGSVEWEARLDAETGRVAVDDRGVYVVQETGVRKLDHEGSSLWHRPTTGEPRGPPTVANGTVYAQTGPATFAALDAATGEPRWETTAPAETEFSAVVADGTVYCSGVDLVARRAADGRERWRRSSTEAGASVETATDGYGDRGFGELAVTDDAVYVGHGDGLLAVAPSDGSPRWRHPFRDRVKGGDMVFGGSPGAPAVAGDTVFTFTSGGDCYAVAR
- a CDS encoding GNAT family N-acetyltransferase; protein product: MTDADGTCTYWAPTECEGSAHCPPRCPRFVDRTGEAWVVRPATGEDREALVAMYDDFAPGEQAQGLPPRHRPRLEDWVDDCLSEGCNFVVAGDDRLVGHALYTPTDAAEPEFAVFVHQDYQDRGLGTEVSKHVVAAAAVADRDALALVVEPDNRAARHVYDELGFETESEPSVAGGRLGAVRMRRPLDAESTAPFCHPPVVRNGSAEPGSGADATARSGPGPAASD
- a CDS encoding DoxX family protein — its product is MTASTISPDTRNTFESTIGGYTVGGRAHSLSAWFVLSLRLMMGYAFLYSGATKVLAGGFDSGGYLSNVAATNGNPLAGLFAWMGSTPWFVEFANVAVPWGEVLIGLGLLVGALVRLAAFFGALMMLMFYFGNWDMAHGFINGDFAYMLVFLAVAAFGAGRILGLDAYIENYDVGGETLVERYPRLEYVLG
- a CDS encoding tubulin/FtsZ family protein; translated protein: MKLALIGFGQAGGKIADEFVAYERRTGLDIFTAPVAVNTAKTDLHGLEHVPTDNRVLIGQARVKGHGVGADNELGAEIAEQDIDEVQAALDEIPVHEVDAFLIVAGLGGGTGSGGAPVLAKHLKRIYTEPVFGLGVLPAADEGGIYTLNAARSFQTFVRESDNVLVFDNDAWRRTGESMAGGYEEINREIVRRFGMLFGAGETEGNDRVAESVVDSSEIINTLAGGGVSTVGYAAESVRDDDGGLRSRIRRDDDEAFDETNTTNRITSLVRKAALGRLTLPCDLSGTERSLLVVGGPPDQLNRKGIERGRSWLEEETGSMEVRGGDYPLPDSGTVASAVLFSGVHKVPRVKELQQVAIEARENIDRLRAEREDNLDRLLNEGAEEISPLY